From the genome of Eremothecium gossypii ATCC 10895 chromosome I, complete sequence:
GTTGTGACATCGCTGCAGCGTCTAGCGTATTTGCGGTaggcggcgccgccgctaAAAATTTTGTCGTAGCTGGATCGCCATCCCACTCCTGCAACTAGCACCAGGATGCTGCAGACCAGATTGTTCCATGCAtgcgcggcgctggcgcgggcggcgagCCGGCCTGTGCCGAAGCCGACGAGCGAGATTCCCGACGTCAGCACGTTCCTGGCGAAGATAGGGCGGCAGTGCTCTGAGCACGCAGAGCTATACGAGAACAAGTGGGAGAACCTATTCATGTGGGACGGGCCTAAGCTCAAGGAGAAGGGCGTGCCAGTACAGCAGCGGCGCTACAttctgcagcaggtggagcggctgcggcaggGCGGGCCGGTGCGCGAGATCCGCGAGGGAAAGAAGTCGTTCTTCGGCGGGGAACGCAAGCGGAAGGAGAAGGTTGCCAAGTGGCGGGCAGAGCAGCGTCACGCTGCGTAACGAGTCTGTATATATATAGCAGAAGTCTATTTTGGAGCGAGCGCCGGGTGGTCGGCGAGAAACGACTGGAGGCCGGCGCTGAGCGCGCGGGCCTCGGCGGTCATGTCGTCTGCGGTGCGGGGCTTGCGCACGTCGTCGGGCTTCGCGAGCTCGCGCCGGGCGGCCTCATCGCCGCAGTACGCGGCCCTACGGCGCTGCCAGTCGGCGAGCTGGTCCTCGAAAGACCAGCGGTCGAGGTGGTCGTAGATCGCATCGCCGATGTTGTTGTCCGCGTAGCGGGGAATCAGGTGCGTGTGGAGATGCGGGACGGTCTGGCCTGCCTCTGGGCCGTCCTGAATCGCGATGTTCAGCGCCGCTGCCTTGAACTCGGCCTGAATGAACTGGTGCACAACTTGCAGCGTCTGGAAGTAGTCCGAATGCTCTTCAGGGGTGAGGTCGCGCAGACGCACGCACGTAGGGCGGAGGGGTGCGATAAGCACATGGCCCGGCACGAGGGGCTTGAGGTTAACCAGCGCGTATGAGTAGCGTGTTCGCTGCAGTCTTATTAGTAGTCTGCGCTGGGCGCCGCAACATTAGACACATACGTAGAACACCTGGTTGGTGACCAGGAAGTGGCTGAAGTAAACTGCTTGCGACATGCAAATACGGGCTGCAATTGTGTGTAGCGGTTGATTGTGTAAGGATGCTGTGCTAAAATTTTACATACAGGTTGGCATCCCGGTCGTCCAGAACCGAGACTAGATCTTCTACGTCCGAGCTGTGACTATCCCATCCCAACCTGCTGGAAATTCGCACATCCCGTATACAGGGAAGCCTGTCCTCTGCCACTGCGATTGTGATGTCATCGGGGTGTATCTTGAAGCTCAGACCCAGCGAGCCACTCGACTCAAGCACAATGGAACGCAGCGGTCGCGGATACGCAAGGGGCGAGAGCAGGTGCTCTGAGAAAGCCCACTTGGAACAGTAGTCTACTACAAGCTGCACCCCGAGAAGGTTAGAACAATAGCGGAACACGTAGTCCAGCGATTTATCCCCGAGAGCAGGCATTGGATAGTAGAAACGTAGGTATTCCAGCGATTCGCCAGTCTTGGACAGCAGCATGTAGATGGAATGCTCATCAACTTGAGGACAAAAAGAAAACTCAAGTGTACGTATAGTGTGCGGCAACGCGGCTTCTCTAATGAACTCGTTGGTAATGCCGCCACTTAGTTTCAGGTAGACCAGGCTCTGGGGCCACGCCACCTCTCGGAAGCCCTCGCATGCGATCGAAGAGCGCGGAAATGACAGATGGGTCAAGTGCTGGAACCCGTTGATGGCCTCAAATAGTTGCTTCAGCTTTACAGTCTCGGAAAGCAGACCAAGATCCAGGTATCGCAAGTTGGAGCACGACCGTAAAGATATCAATGGGGCTATACCGAAGCTCGTTTGCGGCGCCGTGAAATGCTCCAGGTGCTGCGAGCAACGGCGAAGGACCTTCGCGACAAAGCTGTTTTTGCCGCTCTGGATAATCATGGACAGGTCGAGATCGACGACATATTGCCCGTAATTCTGTTTACGGGCTGCCACCAGTGTCTCCACAAACTTGTAGAAGTTCTTGCTGGAGAGCCTTGGTGCTCGGTAGATCAATGGCAGACACATGATATACCACCGCCTGCACACTTGCATGAAGTGTGTTTCAATAGTTTTGCATTTGGACAGAACCAAAAACTGCAGCTCCCAGGGAAGCACCATTGAGTGTCCGGGATACGGTATGGGTGCCGCTCCACCGGCAAACGCTGCGCTTGCGGAAAGTGTCATATCAACAAGTCGTCTCGCAATATcatcgtcagatacctgCACCCCACTGTCTGCGGGGAACAAACCGCTTTCATCGTGTGCTGAACTCTCAGTACTGGAAACCCCGTAGGTATGCACAAACCCTTGACCCGCCACGTACTTTCGATATGGAGCTCTGGCCTTCTTCGGTCTTCTCTTGCCGGCCATAGAATAATATGGCTCGCTAGAGCGACGCTTGTGAAGTAAGGCTCTACCAAACTTATTCTTGCCTCTGCATAAACTGATGAGCCTTACTTTTTTTTCATGCAGCTACGGTAGCGCTCTTTCCGAAAGTGCAACCTAGAGCTCAACTGTGATACAGCACAACCTCGCCAAACATCGTTACTGTCTCGGCCGAAGCTTCTTGCGGGCCCTCTGAGGATCGCCTCTTCCCCACGCTTCCAGAAACGTTGAGAAAACCAGTGCAAAAAAGAATCAAATGTTCCAACTGAGGATCGAACTCAGGACCTTTGCCGTGTGAAGGCAACGTGATAGCCACTACACTATTGGAACTATATTGGAATAATAATTCTGAAAGTATAATTTATTGCGGCTTGCTAATCAGATGACGCTATGGTTTGACGCTAGATCTAAGAGATCCGGTCCTATGCAGAGTCCGACACCAGGCACGGGCACTGACTCgagctcctgcagcttcGACATTCCGTCGCCTCGTGCCCAACAGTAGTCAGCCAGGTCCGAAGACCCAAATTAATCTGGACATGATGTCTGATATACATTGCACATGATACAAAAACTCATCCCCCAGATCTGTAGAAGCTCGCGCCAGATCCGGAAGGGTGCTTGCCGTTTAAGTCTCGCCAGACATAATTGGACAGAGGAAATAATATTCATTAGTATAGGGTCGGGCTAAAAAGCATGAAATATTAGAAAAGCAGGTGTACCAATTTCACCGCCTGTACAAAGCTATTTAACCTCTGTTGAACGAGATGTATAGACGCCATGGAAGGATCCGCATCGCCATCCGAGCAGGAAGGAAAACCACCCGAAATGGGAGTTTTACCATATATATGGATATGGCCAGCAAATCGCGCTCAACCTTGGTAACCCTCCACCTGATGCGCTCTTGCGCCTTGCCAGCAAACGCTTTTCTGAAGGACTTGGCGTCAGGGACTTTTTTACGCCTGGTGTTAGGAGGCGATGCAGGATCAACCAAATGCAATGAGCGAGAGTTGAGGCTGGACCGTCCCTTCAAGGGGCTAACATATGGTTGTGGGTGGTAAACAACGGATGATGAGTTATCGGGTGTCGATATCAGCAAGACATCGTGTTTGCTTTTCTTGGCGGAGCCTCTTAAACTTGACTGCTCCTTAATACCATCAGTGGTTCCTTTTACTGTTCCGGACATTTCTTCGGTTCCCTGACTCACATGGCGAGTCTCGACCGGTTTCCTATCCTGCTGTGCCTGCTTGTACTGGTCCAATTTCTTCATTAGCATCTCCATCGTATCTTCAGCGTATTCGCCGATGAAGTGCTTGATGTACGCCATTAGGTCATAACATGTCTGCCCGAGGAAGCAGATGATTATGGCAACAAGCTGTGCTCTGCCAAAAAGGATCGTGTTGAGGCATGTCCCAAAGCTGTCTTCTGTCACGGTGACGGCGTAGATCCACGACACAAAGGAGGCAGACAGTAGCCCAAATGCAGCAATAATTAGCGCACTAAACCATATCTTTTTCTGTAGCTTCTGTCGAAACTCCGTCAAGGCACGGTTGTGGAATCGTAGGAACTCTCTGCTGTACTCCCTCCAGATTATATCCGATCCACCATCCCTTATTATCTCGATTCCGTACTTCAACAGGTGGTATCTGGTATGGCACGCTAGCGGGAACGTGATCACGTAGTCTAGGCACTGCTGCACGGCAAACAAACTGAGCAGGCCCGTGATAACCTTATCAAGCCCGATGATTAGGGGTTCGGACTCGAGGCAGATCGAACTGAAGGTATAGTCACGCCGCGACAAGGAGACGATGTGGTACAGGGTGAAGGAGCAGAGCTTCACAGCAGCCGGAATGAGTATCCCGTAGCTGAGATAGATGATCGGGCCGACGTGCTTGTCGTACTCGTCGCCCTCAAACCTCTCCTTGTCGCCCTCGCCCCTTACCGGGATCGGTATATACACCACGTCGCGCGGATACGCACCTGGGATCACCTCAGGCTCCTCCAGCAACTCCGAGTTTTTCAGGAAGAACTTGTCGATGTTGGAGCGTATCTTGTCCGCCGCCCACCGCGACCGGTGTATGTTGTGGTTCATGTTGCTCAAGATGTCGTCATGGCTCAgcgcctccgccgcctcctCGTTGTGGTCCTCGAACGGCGAGAACTTGTACTCCGCTGGCGGATTGAACATCTTGTACTTCGCACGCATGTCCTCCGATCCCTCCTCGATCTCGTTCTCTGTGCCGTTAAGCTTGAAATTGTCGAGCTGCCGCTCCAATTCTTCTATCCCCCGCCGTTTCTCCAGGATCCAGTCCTTCCAGCGTGGCTGTAGGGGCGCGCTTCCGGTATCGCTGCTGTCCGGAGCCGGCTCGCACGCCGGCTCGCTTTCCGCGTCCTCCACCGAATAGTGCTTCGGCTTCAACCCGTAGAGCTCTAGCGAGTCTCGCCGGAAGTCATGAAGCGGTATCCGCTCTGTGGGCTGTGTGGAGTATTTCAGCTGCTCCGAGTGGCTTGGGCGGCTATTGGATAGGGAGGGCGTGATCGGCCTGTAGGCAGAATACAACTCTTCCATATCATCAAAGTGCGGCACAGAAAACATCCTGATTCCACCTGCAACTGTCTTCAGTGCCTCAGATACTAGCAACTTCTGCCCCCGGCTGCACCTTACTGTGTGGCTTCCTATTTGTGCGAGGTATAAAGAGCAAGTTTTGTGTCTGTGGATCCGGAGTTTTGAGCACAGCAACGGCGAGACAAGATTGCAACTACAAACGCAAAGGGGCTGTTAGGGGTAGCGCGAGCGCGACGCGGGATCGGCGAATCGATACGCTGAGGTAGGTCCAAGCACAGACGCGTGAAGGTTGGTGATATTGGTCACGTGCTGCAGGCAGAGGGGACACGCGCAAATGTGTCAGATACGCTTTTGATGGACAACGGGCCGCACCGGAAGCCGGACGAGCAATGGCAGAGAGCGGTGAGGCGATGGGAGCGGTGCCAGAGGCAGCGGAGAGCGAGGCCCAGGTGGTGAGCAAAAACGGCCCGTTCCGGTCGTACCTGCCGAGCACGGTGTACCAGGCGTGGAGGGGCGAGCGGATGGAGCAGCAGGGCGTGGTGGTGTGGTGCGGGCCCGCAGCGTTCGCGGCGCTGTACGTGCTTTGTAGCGGTTGGCTGGCGGCCTGCGCGGGGCTGGCGGCCAGCGGGACCGAAACAGAGATGTTGGAAGAAATAGATGCGGTGCGACTAGGCGGCTTCCACATCGGGGTGCGACCGCCGCTCGGGCTGCACGTGCTTGCGAGGCTCGGACTGGGGCTCATCggcctgcggcggctggcgcTGCTAGCGGCATGCGTGGTGTTGCAGTACCTGTACAAGAGCCTACGGTGTGCGGGGATACAGCGCTTATgggcgggggcggcggTGGGCTGCATTGCGTTGCTGGAGGTGTTCCGGGATGCTGCAGTGCACGCATCGCTGGAGATGTACCATGCGATGTTCCTGGCGATCATACTGTACAACTGGAAGAGCTtcaagctgcaggagcCGTTCGGACAAGCGTGGTGGCTACGGCTCTCTGCAGTGGCGGTCTGCAGCGGCCTGGCTGCGGGCACAAAGTTTGTCGGCCTGGGTACCTGGGCGTGGGTTCTCCTCTTGAATTCCGCCCATATATTCCAACTGATCGGCGATCTGGAGGTATCGACGCGGACTGTGTGGAAACATGTCCTGATAAGGCTGCCGCTGCTAACTTTGGTGCCGCTATCCATAATTCTTTTAGGCTACCATAGCCACTTACAGGCACCTAGTTACAGCTCGCGTGATTCTTCCTACATGCCTACGTTGTTCAAGGCGCAATTGGACGGATATCAGGTGGTGCAGCCGGCCAGTGTGTACTATGGAAGTGGGGTGGTTATTCGCCACAGTAGCTCCATCGGCGGGTACCTCCATTCGCATGAGCTAACCTATCCGGGCGGGTCAGAAGAGCAACAGATCACCTTATATGATTTTGAGGACGCGAACAACAAGTGGACGGTGGAACCAGTGTATAATGAGGCAATGGATGACATCATAAACAGTACCCAACCCGTCCGCAATGGCGATTTGATCAAGCTAAGGCATGTTCAGACGGGCAAGTTGCTGCGAGCGTCCGCCGCGAAGCCGCCTGTAAGTCAGCGAGATTACGATCAGGAGGTTTCCTGCACTGGCGACAGCGGGTATAGTGGGGACAGTGATGAGACATGGCGGGTCGATATTCAGGATGCAGAATACCACGAGGACCTAAAGCCTGTTTTGCATCACTTCAGCCTAGTTAACAAGGGGCAGTCTTGCACCCTTCTGAGCCACGACGTCAAGCTGCCGGAGTGGGCCCTGTACCAGCAGGAAGTGATTTGCCTTGCGTCTCCAGTGCACAAGTATTCGTTATTCTACGTGGATTCCTCCGAGATGATGCACAACGAGACGATGCAATTGCCGAGATTGTCTTTTCCGGCAAAGTTCTGGGCGTACATCCACGCGCAATACAAGTATGACTACTTTGTTAAAAACTTTAACGCAACGGGCGATGTCCCTTACCTAAGATGGTTAGTCCACATTTCGGAAAATAAACTCCAAAACTGTATCTGGGTAGCAGGACTTCTAAGCGTTATTTGGTGGTGGTTGCTATTTACTTACCGCTGCTTTACCTGGAATCCCTGGGACCCCGCTGTGGCATTTGAGCCAACCACTCTTCGGTCAGCCCTATACAGGGACAACTCGTTCGAGTATGTTGCCGGATGGTTCATACATTACATTGTCTTCTCCCGCTGTTCGCATGGTAACCTGCAGATAGTCCAGTATCTGCCAGCTTTGCTCTTCACGACCTTGCAGATTGCGAACACATTCCAAACGTTTTCGGAATGGATACACCGATTAATTGTAAAGCTTTTCTAGGTGTAGATATAGCCGAAGCCTACATATCCGGCATCACTAGGCTTTGTTTAGCCGTCGCGAATTCGCAATACCTTCTGTAAACTCGTTAATTAATTCCTCAATATCCTTAGTAAGGCTCTCCTTCCGCTTTATTGCCTCTATCTTCTCCCCCTCCACTTGGATGAGCTTCTTCTGCAGCGAATCTATGCGACTCAGCTGCTCCTCCGCTGATACGTCAACACCCGGCAGCGAGTCGATGAGTTTGATGATCTGCCGCGTTTTGAGGATCATATCCGTGGTCAGCTCATCGATGTTCCTGTCGAAGTCCTCGGCCGCAGCAATCGTAGCTTGGGGGTCTGATAGCTTGTCTTCCAGCTCGTTATGAGGCTCAAAGTCATGGTTGCGATCTACATATGTAATAGCCGAGCCAAACTGCTCGACAATCTGGTCCAGAcactgctgcagctgtgTCAACCTGTCTGTCATCTTCGTTCTGCGATCTGCCGTCGGTATCGTGGTAATCGGAATCTGCACTAACATTTCAAATCCAGCCTAAAAGCCACACTCTAGGAAGGCCGCGCAATAAGCCGAACCAGCGCAGCGACACACCCGCTAGGTAATGGGGCGGCAAGTGGTGGGCAATGATGACCTCATTGGGCTACTGAAGAAGCTAAGCGAGTATGATGTCCTACTAGACCGGTTGCAGGGACAGATGGCAGATGGTTTCTACAATCTTAGTCGGGCCAACTACCACAACAAGGACTCGCTGAGGGGTTCCTACGGCAGGGACTACTGGGATCAGACGTTTGCCGGCACGCGATTTGTTCGGATTGAGCAAGACGGCGTCATCGTAGAGGACGCAGGGGCAAAAGCGGACAAAGATGAAACGCAGGCGACAGAGGGCGGGCTGCACAACCGGCGCAAGGATGTGTCTAAGAAGGAggctgcgcagcgccggcagAAAACCCCGCTTTACATGTTTGGAGGTGCATTGTCCGTTCCTTCCAGTCTGCGTATGTGTCAAGAGCACTTCCAGCGATGTTTGCCTGTTGTGGTGCGACTTGTGAACTGCCGACGCGAGATCGACGTCCTGTTGGATGAGCTGGAGCGAAGTGCGGCAGCAGGCACGTGTGCAGATGACATTTCACAGACTACATAGGTAAATAGGCGGCATGGCGGCACCGTGCGCCAAACGGCACGGCAAGACGGCCTAATCCATCGGAAACGGGGCGTAGCTGCGCAGTGAATTGAAGATCCAATGACATAAGCGGTTTTGTAAGTGTTAACTGAGTGTCTATGTAACAAGCGGCACGGCCTCACATGTATGCATCTCCCTCCCGGTGCACGGCTGGAGGGTGTGGCAGCTTGGGCGACCCGCCCACGAACGAAAACCGGTTCGACGGCCCAGTCAGCGTCGAGTCGGTCTCGCTGCCCTGGTGGTAGTATAGTAGCACGTCGTCCACAGAGCGGCGCTCGTTCGGCGTCTGGGACTCAGTAAACGTTTCCTTCATGCAGAGAATGGGCGTGAGGGCCGAGTCCGACTTGCGGCGCGGGGTGCCCACCGTCGCCGGGACGGCGGGCGAgccctgcagctgctccagcatGTGTTCCGTCAGGGTGCGCGCGTTGTCCGGCGTGTCCCAGCCGAACTTGTCCTCGCCGCGCACGCGCGGCGTCTCGAACGCCGCGGGCGGCTCCTCCCGCACCGTCGGGAAGTGGTAGCGCTGCAGCTCGTCCATCGAGCCGCTCTCGCTCGGCAGCCGCCCAATGCGCCCCTCCAGGTGCGCGCGCTCCAGCTGCCCCAGCTTCtccggcggccgcgccgccagctccagcaccgACGTCGCCATCGTCGACGTCGACACCACCCGCGCCGTGCTCAGCGACGCCGACGCCCGCGACGTCCGCCGCGACGAGCGCCCGCTCAGCGACGACAcgctgcgccgcgcgcgcgcgtcctccagcggcgacgccgtcggcggcagcgcgtCCGTCACGAACGCCTTGCTGAACCCCCCGCCCGCCGGCACCGCCGCCtctgccgccgcctcctcctcgtACAGCCGCCCGTCCGCGTGGCTGATGTGCTGGAACGCAAAGGGCACCGAGATGCTCATCCGCCCCCGCGCCTCCCGCCGCCCCAGGAAGAACTGCTTCCACTTCTGCTTCTTGCGCGCCAGCAGGTCCATCGCGCTCTGCGACTTCTTCAGCTCGTACGCCgacggcggcagcggcggcagctCGATCCGCGTCTTGTTGTTCAGCACCGGCTGCTCGCTGTTCAGCGTCACCACccccagcagctcctcgtcgtccgaGTCCATCATCtgctgcgcctgcagcccgtacagcttctccgcctcctcgtcctcatcTATCCAGATCGACTTAATCTGCGGCAAGTTGTTGTGCGCGTCCATCTTGCTCCTGCACCCGCTGCCCGTGGCTCGCCTGCTACACATCTCTGTTATATATGGCCCCGCCCGAATTGCCTCAAACAGGGGAATTCTGCGTGACGGAAACCACTGAATGCAGTGTTTGGCTGCTCCCGCAAGCCTGGCCGTTTTGAGTTTGCTGACTGTGAAACGGAACCTGATCCACACGCGAAAAACCGCCTGGCCAGGCGCTGTTATACTGTCTACCGCCTCTTTTCCGCATCGGGCAACTACTAAAACACGACGCgagcgcggccgcgcaggGCTGTCCCGCGTGGGGCAGGAGAGGTCGCGTCCGGGACCGGCGGCAGCATAGGCGGAAGCGCACAGGCAAAGCGCCGCGGGGGGGCCGATCAGCACGCAGGGACCGCCGGGGTTTAGCACGGCGGCGAGCGAcgggcgcgcgcaggcAGGCAAGTGTAGTATACAGATTTGTATGTAGAACTCCGGCTTAGGTAACGGTCAGGCGTCTCTAGGCTTTTTGTGGTTGtccgcggcgcccgcgtcGGGGCTACGCGGGCGCTTGGGGACGGGGGCCGCTCTGACGGTGTGGCGGTAGCTCTTGGAGCGCAGGCGGCCGTTGAGCAGGGCCAGGCTGGCCAGGTCGCGCATGGCGCGGGAACAGCGGTCGTCCTTCAGGCCGATATGCCGCAGCAGGGCGGCGACGCCGAGGATGTTGCGGCACTCGAGCgggctgcgcgcgccggagctgacgacgaggccgcgcgcgcgcgcggcgcggaTGACGGTCTTGCAGTTGACAACGAagctgcggcgcgcgggcacGTCGCGCAGGGCGTGGGCGTAGACGAGCTCGATCTTGAGGCCGGCGCGCACACAGCCGCACACGGTCTTGTGCTTGAGCAGCGCGGGCAGGCGCTGGCCGTAGTGGAAGGTGAGCAGGTCGACGTCGaggccgccggcggcgagcgcgaggccgcgctcggagacgggcagcgcggcgacgatgtcgaaggcggcggcgacgcggGCGAGGGCCTGGCCGCGCGCGGGGTCGTCGACGACGAGCGTGAGGCGGGTGTAGAGGCGCAGGCCGGTGGCAGCGCGGACGtcggcgagcgcggcgagGTCGATGGGGTTGAGCTGGTCACTAGCCTTGGGGAAGCTGGTGCTGTGGGGGACGGTGAAGTTGAGCGCGACGTGCGTGTAGCCGAGCGCGTGCAGCGTGGTGAGCGTGCGCTTGAGCTGGTCGAGGTCCTGCGCGCTGGGCTTGGCGTCGTACGACTTCTGGGGCCATGGCACGTTCAAGTCCACCAACATTGCAGGCACTACGGTAACGGCTGGCGCTGGAAGAATGTGTTGATGCTTGCCAGCTACGGGGACGGATTTCTATGGCTGAGTACAAAAAATTGTCCAGCGGCCAACGTCTTTGGTGATCGCCGCGGATGCACCGGCGGAATtcgcgctggcggcggtTGGGCTGGCAGCGGCGGACGGCCAGGGATATATACATCGATACATTATACATACATTACACATGTGTGCGGACACGTATATGCATAATCAGGCCGCAGAGCTCTTTGTGTGGAGGTTTTCGGTGCCGTCTTCCAGGAAGTCCAGCGTCAGCATGCTGTCGATGAATTGGTTAATGTTCTGCTTGGTGACACCGGCATCGGCGGTCTCCACGGGGACGGCC
Proteins encoded in this window:
- the PFU1 gene encoding Pfu1p (Syntenic homolog of Saccharomyces cerevisiae YDR306C), encoding MAGKRRPKKARAPYRKYVAGQGFVHTYGVSSTESSAHDESGLFPADSGVQVSDDDIARRLVDMTLSASAAFAGGAAPIPYPGHSMVLPWELQFLVLSKCKTIETHFMQVCRRWYIMCLPLIYRAPRLSSKNFYKFVETLVAARKQNYGQYVVDLDLSMIIQSGKNSFVAKVLRRCSQHLEHFTAPQTSFGIAPLISLRSCSNLRYLDLGLLSETVKLKQLFEAINGFQHLTHLSFPRSSIACEGFREVAWPQSLVYLKLSGGITNEFIREAALPHTIRTLEFSFCPQVDEHSIYMLLSKTGESLEYLRFYYPMPALGDKSLDYVFRYCSNLLGVQLVVDYCSKWAFSEHLLSPLAYPRPLRSIVLESSGSLGLSFKIHPDDITIAVAEDRLPCIRDVRISSRLGWDSHSSDVEDLVSVLDDRDANLYVKF
- the SRB7 gene encoding Srb7p (Syntenic homolog of Saccharomyces cerevisiae YDR308C (SRB7)), with amino-acid sequence MLVQIPITTIPTADRRTKMTDRLTQLQQCLDQIVEQFGSAITYVDRNHDFEPHNELEDKLSDPQATIAAAEDFDRNIDELTTDMILKTRQIIKLIDSLPGVDVSAEEQLSRIDSLQKKLIQVEGEKIEAIKRKESLTKDIEELINEFTEGIANSRRLNKA
- the FYV4 gene encoding mitochondrial 37S ribosomal protein mS41 (Syntenic homolog of Saccharomyces cerevisiae YHR059W (FYV4)), producing MLQTRLFHACAALARAASRPVPKPTSEIPDVSTFLAKIGRQCSEHAELYENKWENLFMWDGPKLKEKGVPVQQRRYILQQVERLRQGGPVREIREGKKSFFGGERKRKEKVAKWRAEQRHAA
- the RPP1 gene encoding RNA-binding RNA processing protein RPP1 (Syntenic homolog of Saccharomyces cerevisiae YHR062C (RPP1)) yields the protein MLVDLNVPWPQKSYDAKPSAQDLDQLKRTLTTLHALGYTHVALNFTVPHSTSFPKASDQLNPIDLAALADVRAATGLRLYTRLTLVVDDPARGQALARVAAAFDIVAALPVSERGLALAAGGLDVDLLTFHYGQRLPALLKHKTVCGCVRAGLKIELVYAHALRDVPARRSFVVNCKTVIRAARARGLVVSSGARSPLECRNILGVAALLRHIGLKDDRCSRAMRDLASLALLNGRLRSKSYRHTVRAAPVPKRPRSPDAGAADNHKKPRDA
- the HNT2 gene encoding bis(5'-adenosyl)-triphosphatase (Syntenic homolog of Saccharomyces cerevisiae YDR305C (HNT2); 1-intron) — translated: MSQAVYFSHFLVTNQVFYRTRYSYALVNLKPLVPGHVLIAPLRPTCVRLRDLTPEEHSDYFQTLQVVHQFIQAEFKAAALNIAIQDGPEAGQTVPHLHTHLIPRYADNNIGDAIYDHLDRWSFEDQLADWQRRRAAYCGDEAARRELAKPDDVRKPRTADDMTAEARALSAGLQSFLADHPALAPK
- the PMT7 gene encoding putative dolichyl-phosphate-mannose--protein mannosyltransferase (Syntenic homolog of Saccharomyces cerevisiae YDR307W) is translated as MAESGEAMGAVPEAAESEAQVVSKNGPFRSYLPSTVYQAWRGERMEQQGVVVWCGPAAFAALYVLCSGWLAACAGLAASGTETEMLEEIDAVRLGGFHIGVRPPLGLHVLARLGLGLIGLRRLALLAACVVLQYLYKSLRCAGIQRLWAGAAVGCIALLEVFRDAAVHASLEMYHAMFLAIILYNWKSFKLQEPFGQAWWLRLSAVAVCSGLAAGTKFVGLGTWAWVLLLNSAHIFQLIGDLEVSTRTVWKHVLIRLPLLTLVPLSIILLGYHSHLQAPSYSSRDSSYMPTLFKAQLDGYQVVQPASVYYGSGVVIRHSSSIGGYLHSHELTYPGGSEEQQITLYDFEDANNKWTVEPVYNEAMDDIINSTQPVRNGDLIKLRHVQTGKLLRASAAKPPVSQRDYDQEVSCTGDSGYSGDSDETWRVDIQDAEYHEDLKPVLHHFSLVNKGQSCTLLSHDVKLPEWALYQQEVICLASPVHKYSLFYVDSSEMMHNETMQLPRLSFPAKFWAYIHAQYKYDYFVKNFNATGDVPYLRWLVHISENKLQNCIWVAGLLSVIWWWLLFTYRCFTWNPWDPAVAFEPTTLRSALYRDNSFEYVAGWFIHYIVFSRCSHGNLQIVQYLPALLFTTLQIANTFQTFSEWIHRLIVKLF
- the VMA22 gene encoding Vma22p (Syntenic homolog of Saccharomyces cerevisiae YHR060W (VMA22)), with amino-acid sequence MGRQVVGNDDLIGLLKKLSEYDVLLDRLQGQMADGFYNLSRANYHNKDSLRGSYGRDYWDQTFAGTRFVRIEQDGVIVEDAGAKADKDETQATEGGLHNRRKDVSKKEAAQRRQKTPLYMFGGALSVPSSLRMCQEHFQRCLPVVVRLVNCRREIDVLLDELERSAAAGTCADDISQTT
- a CDS encoding AAL051Cp (NOHBY102; No homolog in Saccharomyces cerevisiae; Syntenic homolog of Kluyveromyces lactis KLLA0C14850g), whose protein sequence is MFSVPHFDDMEELYSAYRPITPSLSNSRPSHSEQLKYSTQPTERIPLHDFRRDSLELYGLKPKHYSVEDAESEPACEPAPDSSDTGSAPLQPRWKDWILEKRRGIEELERQLDNFKLNGTENEIEEGSEDMRAKYKMFNPPAEYKFSPFEDHNEEAAEALSHDDILSNMNHNIHRSRWAADKIRSNIDKFFLKNSELLEEPEVIPGAYPRDVVYIPIPVRGEGDKERFEGDEYDKHVGPIIYLSYGILIPAAVKLCSFTLYHIVSLSRRDYTFSSICLESEPLIIGLDKVITGLLSLFAVQQCLDYVITFPLACHTRYHLLKYGIEIIRDGGSDIIWREYSREFLRFHNRALTEFRQKLQKKIWFSALIIAAFGLLSASFVSWIYAVTVTEDSFGTCLNTILFGRAQLVAIIICFLGQTCYDLMAYIKHFIGEYAEDTMEMLMKKLDQYKQAQQDRKPVETRHVSQGTEEMSGTVKGTTDGIKEQSSLRGSAKKSKHDVLLISTPDNSSSVVYHPQPYVSPLKGRSSLNSRSLHLVDPASPPNTRRKKVPDAKSFRKAFAGKAQERIRWRVTKVERDLLAISIYMVKLPFRVVFLPARMAMRILPWRLYISFNRG
- the GIC2 gene encoding Gic2p (Syntenic homolog of Saccharomyces cerevisiae YDR309C (GIC2) and YHR061C (GIC1)): MCSRRATGSGCRSKMDAHNNLPQIKSIWIDEDEEAEKLYGLQAQQMMDSDDEELLGVVTLNSEQPVLNNKTRIELPPLPPSAYELKKSQSAMDLLARKKQKWKQFFLGRREARGRMSISVPFAFQHISHADGRLYEEEAAAEAAVPAGGGFSKAFVTDALPPTASPLEDARARRSVSSLSGRSSRRTSRASASLSTARVVSTSTMATSVLELAARPPEKLGQLERAHLEGRIGRLPSESGSMDELQRYHFPTVREEPPAAFETPRVRGEDKFGWDTPDNARTLTEHMLEQLQGSPAVPATVGTPRRKSDSALTPILCMKETFTESQTPNERRSVDDVLLYYHQGSETDSTLTGPSNRFSFVGGSPKLPHPPAVHREGDAYM